Part of the Motacilla alba alba isolate MOTALB_02 chromosome 20, Motacilla_alba_V1.0_pri, whole genome shotgun sequence genome, GCCCCGAGGGACAGACGCGTGCGGGGCTCTGCCACGCTGCGAGGGGACGGTGCTGCGAGGGACGGTGCTGAACGGCTCCGTTCCCACAAGAGGGAGCGAGCAGGAGCCCAGCGAGCGCCCTAAGAGGCTGAGCGGGGCTGCACGTCCTACAGTCCTGCAcgctgtgggatgcagcacgGCGCTGCAAGGCGCATCCCGCCCTGCACGGTGCGACACCTGCACGGCGTGACACCCTGCATGGCATGGCGCTGTAGGGCGCTCTGTGCCATAAGGATCCGCACCCCCCGTGCCCCTGCACCCCGCAGGGCTCCGCAGCCCGCGCAGCTCTGTGGCTGTAGGGTAGCACAGGGCTCTCCACCCGAACCAGCCCCGCACCCCAGCAGCTCCGCAGCCCGCCTAGCCCCCCATCCCTGAAGGTCACGCCTTGTGGCCCCGTCCCCCGGCAGGCAGCCAGGGGACACGGGCACTGCGGCACGGCCCGGCTCCCTCTGCGCGACCACCTGGGCCAGGGGCATCAATCCAGTCCGCAGCCAAGCCCGGGCAAGGGCGCCCCGGTACCACGGGGGCAtctcccagggatggtgattaTTGGGGGACTccagtgcagggccaggagtcgGACTAAATGATCCTTGCGTGGCCTTTCCGACTCGGGAGCTGCTGTGACCACTTTTTAAATTTGGGATGCCCCCCTGCCCGGGCCGGGGGTCGGGCTGGTGGCACCCTGTGCAAGGGTGGGCGATGCTCGTGGAGTTGCTCAACACCGAGCGGAGCTGCCGGAGCCTCCAGCTCTGCGCTCCGGCCGCCGTTAACCATTAAACCGGAGCGGGGGCGGCCGCGGAGCCTCCCCCGGGCCCCACAGGCTCCCGCGGGGCTGCGCTAACGGGGGCTGCGGGATCGGGCTCCCCAGGGACGGGGCAGGATGGGGAATAAAGGCTGCTGCGGCTGTGCTCCTCCTCCCGCGCAGCCCGAGCGGGTTTTGGGGCCCCGGGGGTGTCCCGGTTCCCGGCTGGTCCCCAGTCCCCGTGGCGTGCAGGGACACCCCGCGGGCGGCCGTGCCAGGGTGACACCGGGCGCTTGGCGGGGTCGTGGGGGTTTTCCCggtttgctgctgttttcactCCTAAGGAAAGCACCCGGGATCGGCGCAGGGTGGCAGCggcacctccagccccacctccagcagagcagggaacgAGGGGGGGCCGAGCGccccaggagccaggctgggaacgtcacctccccaggcaggggaTCCCCGGGGCGCCGCCCcagcagccccgcagcccccgagCCGCGGGAATCAGCCGTgccaggcagcccagggcacgGGCGGGGGGGACAGGCGGGGGCCACCATCCGGGACAGCCGCACGGACTCTGTCCCGGCCTTCAGgctgctcagtgcagcagccGCAGCGCCTGGGGGCCCCTCGGCGCCGCCCGGCGCTCGCGGCCCCGCGGGTTTTGGGGCCGGTGGGGAGCAGAACGCGGGTGGGCGCCAGCCGCAGCTCCCCAAACACCCCCCGCACCCCAAAACCTCTCAGGCACCCCATGTATCACATGGACCCCACAGACCCCCTGCACTACAGGTaccccctgccagcccaggcaccCCAATGCACCCCGGTGCACCCCAGAATCCCCTGCACCCCCCCGCACTCCAAGCATTCCATGCACCCAGGGCATTCCATGCATCCCAcatgcccagggcagcccacGCTCCCCATGGAGCCCGTGCACCCCGTGTACCCCCCCAAGCACCTCAGTACCCAAAATACCCCCTGCACCCCTCGCAGCCCACCCCCACCCAGCCCCGCCATTCTGGGGCGGTTTTGGCAGTGATTCCTCATGGCGGGCAGGACTGACGGTGGAATTCGGGACTTCTTTCCTACTGGGAACTGCGCACACACCCCAAAAGTCCAGACCACACCCCCTTTCTAGCAGAAGGTGACTGTAACTTTAGGGGAAGCCCTAGAGCTGATGGGGGTGCCCTACAGGAAAGTTATAGGGGATTTAAAACTTCGGAGAGAACTCTGGGGGGAACCTACAAGTTTTGGGGAGTGTAACTTTGTGAGGAACTCCGCAACATTTAAAGAACCCCTGTAACTTATCGGCAGCCCTATAATTTGGCGGGGGACATCACTTTTGCGCGAATCCCCCAAATTTTAACGCTGCGTGCTTCACCCCGGTAAGTCCGCAGGAGCCGTCAGGAGTTTTGCGGGATGCTCCGCGGTGGCGGGATCCCCGCGTTTATTTGGGGGGCGCCCAGAATCCCGCACCATAACAACAAAATCTCAACTTTCGGGCGTCCTCTGCGACTTTTGGGGAGCCCCGCAAGTTTGGCGGGAAAAGGGGGGGTGGTGACTTCACGGTGGCCCCAGGGGTGCCGGCGGGGACTCAGCGGCGAGTGGGGGGGGGCCGGGCGGGCTGGTGGAGGTGcggtgggggttttttttggggggggtgttttgtttttggggggggtcCCGCGGGCAGCGCGCGCGGCGGGAGGGCGGGGCGCGCGAAGATGGCCGCTGCCGGGGGGGGCGTGGCGCGGCCGGGGAGGGGGGGCGTGGCGGCGCCCGCGAGGGCGGGGGGCGTGGCCGCCGCGAGCGAAGTGGCAGCGGGCCTCGCCCAATCGGCGGCGCGGAGAGCGGCGGCCGCGTTCCAGCCCGCGCGCTCCGGCCAATGGCGCGGCGCTCGGGGGGGCGTGGCCCGGCCGGCGCCGACACCGGGGCCGCGCGCGGCGGAGCGCGCTCCCCCCGCCgggccgcggccgctccgcgcATGGaccccccgcgcccgcccgcgctCCTCatgcccgcccgccgccgccgccgcccgccgccgccgcccgcgccgcccgccgcccgcgccgaCGCCGCCAAGGTAccgggggggcggcggcgcaGACCGGGGTGGGATccgggggaggcggcgggggggCGGTGACAGCTGACAGCGGCCCGCCCGAAACTTTCCCCGCCGGTAAAATGGCGCCGCGATGGGATAAACTTTGAGGGGCGGGAAGGGGGGGGTTGTGGCGGCGGAGCGCGGAGGGGGGCGGTGGGTCACGTCGGCCGCGCCCCCGGGGGGATCGCTCCCGCTGGATCGCAGCCCTCTGGGATCTTCCGGGGATCTCCCGCCGCGGGGATCCGCCCAGCCCCGCCCCACGGAGATCTGCCGGGATCCGCTGGCGGCGGGATCCGCTGGCGGCGGGATCCTCTTGGTGCTGGATCTCCCCGGAGCGGGATCCGCTCGGGGCCGGGGCTCGGGCAGCGGGTGCCGCTGTCTGGGGCTGGCCTGGCAGGCGCGAGTGCGCTCCCAGCCCGGGGATACCCGCTGCGTCCCGGTGATCCGCTCAGAGCGGGATAAACTCGGGACGTGGATCCGTAAGGTGCGGATCTACACcgggatgtgggatgtgggtgCTGCCGCCGTAGGGCTGCGGGGCCAGGAGGGTGTCAGGTCGTCTCCTGGCTCTGTGGATCCCCGCTGGATCCCTGCTGATGCTCAGCCAGTGGGTgatggtgctggcagcagcatcacAGGGGCATCTGGGGAGTGCTGAGGAACTCCTGGCTGGATCCCACTGCGACCTGGCGGGATCCACTCGGGATTTACCCCAGGGGGACCCACGGAGTGGCTGGCAGggtcccaccccagccctgcctggaggcGCTGATCCAGCTCCCCGAAccagctccccatcccaccGAGGCCGTGGGGATCCCTGCGGAATCCACTGCCCGGGGATCCCTGCTGCCCGCTGCCTTCTCTCCCGCAGGCTCCGCTGGGATCCgagggctggctgggggagcCGCCGTCGCGCCGGGACGCGGGCAGCCAGGAGGCCATGCTGCGGGCGCTGGACGCGGGGCTGGAGCGCTGCCTGGCGCTGCACTCGGCCGTGCAGTGCATCCCCGTGCCCCGGCACAGGTAGGGACACCGGCACGGCCGCCACGCTCCCACCGGCACCGGCCTCACTGCGGGAGCCGGGATTTTTTCTGCAGGAGGACTTTGGCCGCTGTTGGCCGTGCCGGGATCCCCGGCGGTGGGCGGCTGTCCCGCCGCGCCGGCTCTGGGactcccagctgggagcatcACCAGGTTATCCGCCTGCAAAATGCTTTTGGGTGCTCttgtaattttgcttttttttaaatctaagttttttatagtttttttcCCACCTCAAGGAACTGTTTGGCCTTAGGCAagccatccctgtgtccctgggcaggatgcAGGTGCCAGTACTCTCCGGCACGGTGCTGCCCATGGTCATGGAGGGCTGCCCCTGGCATGGCACAGGCAGTGGCATTTTGGCAGCTTGCCTGCACatctgcctgcactgctgcctgtgccatgcCTAGGGGAGTTCCAGCCAGCTGCTGGAATGATCCcctggaggggacagcagcatcTCGGGGTGCTGCAGGGTGTGGGACACCTGCGGGTCCTTTCCACCTGGTGATGCCGCCAACATGGTGGGGCCACTGAGACCTTGTGCCACCCCTGTACCCCCACACAAACCACCCTGGGGAGGGTGCAGGCCACCCTGGGTGGGAGATCCTGGCACCTCAGTAGGGGAGGGAGAGTGATAGAGGGTCCCAGGGGGCCTGTCCGTCCTGACACAGCCCCCTCTGCTCTCGCTGGCAGGAAGCTCTCGGGCAAGGCGGGCATTGATGAGGTGATGGCAGCTGCGGTGCTCACCAGCCTCTCCGCCAGCCCGCTGGTGCTCGGGCACCCACCGGCCACTCATGCCCCAGGTAAGagcatgtccctgtcccccccatCCCTGGACGTGTGTCCCACGGCAGGACCTgaccttcctcttcctcctcctcaccagAGCCTGGCAGCGAGGTCTGGAAGGAGGCTCCTGCCAtgtcctccagctgcagcagcagcagcaacgcCAGTGGGGACTGGAGCTGGGACCCCTCCAGCGACCGATCCACCCCCTCCACCCCCTCACCGCCCCTCTCCAGCCACGTCCCCAGCACCTTCCTGCCCGGCCCACTGCCGGATGAGGGCCCTGACGAGCCCGATGGCACCCACTTCGTCTTTGGAGAGCCCACCCCACGGAAGAGGAAGGTGGGATGAAGCTGGGGATGATGATGGGGGTGAAGCTGGGTTTTGGGAATAGTAAGGATGGggatgaagaggaggatgaggtTAAGGATGGGGATGACAGTTGGGATGATGTTGGGTACGTGAGTGAGTTTGGGAATACGTTTGAGTTTGGGAgacgaggaggaggatgatATTTGGGGTGGGAATGAAGAGGATGAAGTTAGAGATGAGAGCTGAGATGAGTTTGGGGATGTGGGTGATGCTGTGGGCAAGGTTGGGGATGACGATGAGGATGATATTTGGGCTGGGATGACAGTGGGGCTGGAGATGAGGCTGGgcatgaggatgaggatggggagggggctgcCAGCCTGACGCCTCTCTCCTGCAGAACTCCACCAAGGTGATGTTCAAGTGCTTGTGGAAGAGCTGCGGCAAagtcctcagcagctcctcagggatgcAGAAGCACATCCGAACCGTGCACCTTGGGTAAGCACGTGGGGTACCCCTGGACACCCCCAGACCCCCTGGTACCCCCTGCAGGGTCCCGCAGTGCTGGGGGAGAGTGTCCCAGCCAGCCTCTGCTCTTCCGGCAGCCGGAAAGCCGACCTGGAGCAGAGCGATGGCGAGGAGGATTTCTACTACACGGAGCTGGACGTGGACGTGGAGGC contains:
- the SLC2A4RG gene encoding SLC2A4 regulator, with amino-acid sequence MARRSGGRGPAGADTGAARGGARSPRRAAAAPRMDPPRPPALLMPARRRRRPPPPPAPPAARADAAKAPLGSEGWLGEPPSRRDAGSQEAMLRALDAGLERCLALHSAVQCIPVPRHRKLSGKAGIDEVMAAAVLTSLSASPLVLGHPPATHAPEPGSEVWKEAPAMSSSCSSSSNASGDWSWDPSSDRSTPSTPSPPLSSHVPSTFLPGPLPDEGPDEPDGTHFVFGEPTPRKRKNSTKVMFKCLWKSCGKVLSSSSGMQKHIRTVHLGRKADLEQSDGEEDFYYTELDVDVEALTDGLSSLTPVSPTSSVPPAFPGPEAPLPPALPILDLALASPCSPPGPPGRCHVHTDHAYQGCRTPPRPPVSPTVPTPPPPKPPAVPRRPRGEAKKCRKVYGMEHREMWCTACRWKKACQRFLD